The Sylvia atricapilla isolate bSylAtr1 chromosome 3, bSylAtr1.pri, whole genome shotgun sequence genome has a window encoding:
- the NTPCR gene encoding cancer-related nucleoside-triphosphatase isoform X3 — MSKHVFLTGPPGVGKTTLIQKVSQALKSSGIPIDGFYTQEVREGGRRTGFDVVTLSGNRGPLSRVSSDSSASRREYRVGQYVVDLVSFEQLVLPMLRNVSKENRNSILQDILAAVESCRK; from the exons ATGTCCAAACACGTGTTTCTTACGGGACCCCCAG GAGTTGGAAAGACTACTTTGATCCAGAAGGTCAGTCAAGCTCTAAAATCCTCAGGCATTCCCATTGATGGATTTTACACACAGGAAGTTAGAGAAGGTGGCAGGAGAACAGGATTTGATGTTGTCACTCTGTCTGGAAACCGAGGACCTTTATCTAGAGTCAG TTCTGATTCTTCTGCTTCAAGACGTGAATACCGGGTTGGACAATACGTTGTAGACCTTGTTTCATTTGAGCAGTTGGTTCTACCTATGCTGAGAAAT gttagtaaggaaaacagaaacagcattttGCAAGACATCTTGGCAGCTGTGGAATCGTGCAGAAAATGA
- the NTPCR gene encoding cancer-related nucleoside-triphosphatase isoform X2 — protein MSKHVFLTGPPGVGKTTLIQKVSQALKSSGIPIDGFYTQEVREGGRRTGFDVVTLSGNRGPLSRVSSDSSASRREYRVGQYVVDLVSFEQLVLPMLRNVNHGGDTEKRICVIDEIGKMELFSQAFIQAVRQTLAGSGTVVLGTIPIPKGKPLDLVEEIRSRKDVKVFNVSKENRNSILQDILAAVESCRK, from the exons ATGTCCAAACACGTGTTTCTTACGGGACCCCCAG GAGTTGGAAAGACTACTTTGATCCAGAAGGTCAGTCAAGCTCTAAAATCCTCAGGCATTCCCATTGATGGATTTTACACACAGGAAGTTAGAGAAGGTGGCAGGAGAACAGGATTTGATGTTGTCACTCTGTCTGGAAACCGAGGACCTTTATCTAGAGTCAG TTCTGATTCTTCTGCTTCAAGACGTGAATACCGGGTTGGACAATACGTTGTAGACCTTGTTTCATTTGAGCAGTTGGTTCTACCTATGCTGAGAAAT GTAAACCATGGCGgtgacacagagaaaagaatttgTGTCATAGATGAGATTGGTAAAATGGAACTCTTCAGCCAGGCTTTTATTCAAGCTGTTCGTCAGACACTGGCTGGCTCGGGAACTGTGGTGCTTGGAACTATTCCAATACCTAAGGGAAAGCCACTGGATCTTGTTGAAGAAATAAGAAGTAGGAAAGATGTTAAAGTGTTCAAT gttagtaaggaaaacagaaacagcattttGCAAGACATCTTGGCAGCTGTGGAATCGTGCAGAAAATGA
- the NTPCR gene encoding cancer-related nucleoside-triphosphatase isoform X1: protein MSKHVFLTGPPGVGKTTLIQKVSQALKSSGIPIDGFYTQEVREGGRRTGFDVVTLSGNRGPLSRVSPSSDSSASRREYRVGQYVVDLVSFEQLVLPMLRNVNHGGDTEKRICVIDEIGKMELFSQAFIQAVRQTLAGSGTVVLGTIPIPKGKPLDLVEEIRSRKDVKVFNVSKENRNSILQDILAAVESCRK from the exons ATGTCCAAACACGTGTTTCTTACGGGACCCCCAG GAGTTGGAAAGACTACTTTGATCCAGAAGGTCAGTCAAGCTCTAAAATCCTCAGGCATTCCCATTGATGGATTTTACACACAGGAAGTTAGAGAAGGTGGCAGGAGAACAGGATTTGATGTTGTCACTCTGTCTGGAAACCGAGGACCTTTATCTAGAGTCAG TCCCAGTTCTGATTCTTCTGCTTCAAGACGTGAATACCGGGTTGGACAATACGTTGTAGACCTTGTTTCATTTGAGCAGTTGGTTCTACCTATGCTGAGAAAT GTAAACCATGGCGgtgacacagagaaaagaatttgTGTCATAGATGAGATTGGTAAAATGGAACTCTTCAGCCAGGCTTTTATTCAAGCTGTTCGTCAGACACTGGCTGGCTCGGGAACTGTGGTGCTTGGAACTATTCCAATACCTAAGGGAAAGCCACTGGATCTTGTTGAAGAAATAAGAAGTAGGAAAGATGTTAAAGTGTTCAAT gttagtaaggaaaacagaaacagcattttGCAAGACATCTTGGCAGCTGTGGAATCGTGCAGAAAATGA